A window of the Ruminococcaceae bacterium KH2T8 genome harbors these coding sequences:
- a CDS encoding Uncharacterized membrane protein YjjP, DUF1212 family — protein MSKFRQQHMSVMWHDISDKNSDKPAVNASLPEKAGLVGRVGLMLLSVGAGAFRVRAAMNKISRALNITCNADIGIKSIEYTCLEGSESCTNALSNVTYGVNTDKLHYLEYFCDGFTERVDRYSIDQFHTMLDTIQKGKGNYSLILSSLASGMACAAFAFLLGGHIIDIICSFFAATAGFAIRKTLLKRHITLFGNVSAAVLVSCLVYILSVKLIDVIIGAPYDYQAGYICSVLFVIPGFPLITGGIDLAKLDLRSGIERITYAALIIAVAATTCAFAAALFNFCPEEFTSYSIDATIKYLLIMLTSFIGVFGFSILFNSTPKMAATAGLIGMVANTLRLFLINQVGLGVSIAAFCGALTAGLLASSIKRFIGFPRITLTVPSIVIMVPGMFMYKSVYYISTGAFSTGVDWFGKALIIVVSLPLGLVFARILTDRNFRQSS, from the coding sequence ATGAGCAAATTCAGACAACAACACATGTCAGTCATGTGGCATGACATATCAGATAAGAACAGTGACAAACCCGCTGTTAACGCTTCGTTACCTGAAAAAGCGGGTCTTGTTGGAAGAGTAGGTCTGATGCTCCTCTCGGTCGGTGCAGGTGCATTTCGTGTCAGAGCTGCTATGAACAAAATATCAAGAGCTCTTAACATAACATGCAATGCCGATATCGGTATCAAATCGATAGAGTATACCTGTCTCGAGGGTTCTGAATCATGTACTAACGCCTTATCTAATGTTACTTATGGCGTAAATACGGATAAACTTCATTATCTCGAATACTTCTGTGACGGATTTACCGAAAGAGTCGACAGATACTCGATAGATCAATTCCACACTATGCTCGACACGATCCAGAAGGGGAAAGGAAACTACAGCCTTATTCTGTCATCTCTTGCATCGGGCATGGCATGCGCCGCTTTCGCATTTCTTCTCGGCGGACACATTATTGACATAATCTGCTCTTTCTTTGCCGCTACAGCCGGCTTTGCTATTCGAAAGACACTCCTTAAAAGGCATATTACTTTATTCGGCAATGTAAGTGCCGCCGTGCTTGTCTCGTGCCTCGTTTATATCCTTTCCGTAAAGCTCATAGACGTGATCATCGGGGCACCTTATGATTATCAGGCCGGATATATATGTTCCGTCTTATTCGTGATACCCGGATTTCCTCTTATAACCGGAGGGATTGATCTTGCTAAGCTCGACTTGAGGTCGGGAATAGAGAGGATCACATATGCTGCTCTGATCATTGCAGTTGCTGCTACGACGTGTGCTTTCGCAGCTGCGTTATTCAATTTCTGTCCGGAGGAATTCACCAGCTACAGTATCGATGCTACGATCAAATATCTTCTAATCATGCTCACGAGCTTTATCGGGGTCTTCGGATTCTCGATACTCTTTAACAGTACACCTAAGATGGCTGCAACGGCAGGTCTTATAGGAATGGTCGCTAACACCTTGAGATTATTCCTCATAAATCAGGTAGGACTGGGTGTAAGCATCGCCGCTTTCTGCGGTGCGCTCACTGCCGGACTTCTCGCATCATCCATCAAGCGCTTCATCGGATTTCCCAGGATAACGCTTACCGTTCCTTCGATAGTTATAATGGTTCCCGGTATGTTCATGTATAAGAGTGTCTATTACATTTCTACAGGAGCGTTTTCGACAGGTGTTGACTGGTTCGGCAAAGCACTCATAATCGTTGTGTCATTACCATTGGGATTAGTATTTGCAAGGATACTTACAGACAGAAACTTCAGACAGTCAAGTTAA
- a CDS encoding orotate phosphoribosyltransferase: MNNRSISEDLFLTHAVRVAPADTPFWYTSGKLGPFYINTHFLVKDEQEANRMLSVIEDSIKEDKLTAPKKIFDEFMKLYQSSESFKNVTDKLVETARKYDFDYISGGERRDFFFSMLPAHILGKPHITIFKDCTAVVTSSEFTSAKTADEATLKGKKVLHIADLITEASSYERAWIPVIRGLGAEITDTVAVIDRHQNGRAVLEGLGVEMETLAGIDKELFDKGLDSNYIDQAQYDLVMDFLADPDKYMKSFIAAHPTFIDDQIALGGKAKERAELAVSKGFV; the protein is encoded by the coding sequence ATGAACAACAGAAGCATTTCCGAAGACCTTTTCTTAACACATGCAGTCCGCGTAGCACCTGCAGATACGCCTTTCTGGTATACATCCGGAAAGCTCGGACCTTTTTATATCAATACACATTTCCTTGTTAAGGATGAGCAGGAAGCTAACAGGATGCTCTCCGTTATAGAGGATTCCATCAAGGAAGATAAGCTTACGGCTCCCAAGAAGATCTTTGACGAGTTCATGAAGCTCTATCAGTCTTCCGAGTCTTTCAAGAACGTTACCGATAAGCTCGTTGAGACAGCCAGAAAGTATGATTTCGACTACATCTCAGGCGGTGAGAGAAGAGACTTCTTCTTCTCGATGCTTCCGGCACACATCCTCGGCAAGCCCCATATCACGATATTTAAGGATTGCACTGCAGTTGTTACGTCTTCCGAGTTCACATCGGCTAAGACAGCTGACGAAGCAACACTCAAGGGTAAGAAAGTCCTTCACATAGCTGACCTTATCACTGAGGCATCGAGCTACGAAAGAGCATGGATTCCCGTTATCAGAGGTCTCGGCGCAGAGATCACGGATACTGTTGCAGTTATCGACAGACACCAGAATGGTCGAGCAGTACTCGAAGGTCTCGGTGTTGAGATGGAAACTCTTGCAGGCATCGATAAGGAACTCTTTGATAAGGGACTGGACAGCAATTACATCGATCAGGCACAGTATGATCTTGTAATGGATTTCCTTGCTGATCCCGACAAGTATATGAAGTCCTTTATCGCTGCTCATCCTACTTTCATCGATGATCAGATCGCATTGGGCGGCAAGGCTAAGGAAAGAGCCGAGCTCGCTGTTTCCAAGGGATTCGTTTGA
- a CDS encoding long-chain acyl-CoA synthetase, producing the protein MKNIPLYEVTHVTNLRDVIKTRVKEFPGNPVFLHKTKKGGDYVPVTTEQYDHDIDSLGTAFFTKVKKGARIAILAETRYEWYVTYLAVTNGTGCVVPIDKELHPEEIINCLERAEVELLVFSKSKLEAIEKVIGNVSTLKYLVCMDDTDDERFISYSSFIKEGEKLLAEGDKTFTEASIDPEEMTILLFTSGTTAKSKAVMLCQKNICKNLEAMFSMLYIDRNDVFFSVLPLHHTYECTCGFLGQVYRGTTIAICEGLRYITSNIKEAKPTCVLMVPVMLEMFYKAIMKKVNEDPKKAKKLQTGIKLSRFLLKLGIDKRRDFFKDIHEVFGGRMRLIILGGAPVNPEMLQFFQDIGFLCVQGYGLTECAPILALNRDGDFKNEAAGLPLPGCDVKILDPDSDGIGEFIAKGDNVFMGYYKDPEATAAALDKDGYYHTGDLGYIDKDGFCIITGRKKNVIIAKNGKNVFPEEIEYLLSLSPYVAESVVSGVHDEAKDDIIITATIYPDMEQIEAKLGKEPVIEAIEALLKEEADKVNDKLVNYKKIKKVVYRDTEFEKNTSKKIKRY; encoded by the coding sequence ATGAAAAATATACCACTTTATGAAGTTACTCATGTTACGAACCTGAGAGACGTTATCAAGACGCGCGTAAAAGAGTTCCCGGGCAATCCCGTTTTCCTTCATAAGACTAAGAAGGGCGGAGATTATGTGCCCGTAACTACCGAGCAATATGATCACGATATCGATTCACTCGGTACTGCTTTCTTTACCAAGGTCAAGAAGGGCGCCAGGATCGCAATACTCGCAGAGACCAGATACGAATGGTACGTTACTTATCTTGCTGTTACTAACGGTACAGGATGCGTTGTTCCGATCGATAAGGAGCTTCATCCCGAAGAGATAATAAACTGTCTCGAAAGAGCTGAAGTCGAGCTTCTCGTATTCTCAAAGTCAAAGCTCGAAGCAATTGAGAAGGTGATCGGAAACGTTTCAACTCTCAAGTATCTCGTATGCATGGACGATACGGATGACGAAAGATTTATCTCTTACAGCTCATTCATAAAGGAAGGTGAAAAGCTTCTCGCAGAAGGCGATAAGACCTTCACCGAGGCTTCGATCGACCCCGAGGAGATGACAATCCTTCTTTTTACATCCGGTACTACTGCAAAGTCCAAGGCTGTTATGCTCTGCCAGAAGAATATCTGTAAGAACCTCGAAGCGATGTTCTCGATGCTCTATATTGACAGGAACGACGTATTCTTCTCGGTGCTTCCTTTGCATCACACGTATGAATGCACCTGCGGTTTCTTAGGTCAGGTCTACAGAGGAACGACTATTGCCATCTGTGAAGGTCTTCGCTATATCACATCCAACATCAAGGAAGCCAAGCCTACCTGCGTACTCATGGTTCCCGTAATGCTCGAGATGTTCTATAAGGCCATCATGAAGAAAGTAAACGAGGACCCCAAGAAAGCAAAGAAGCTTCAGACAGGCATCAAGCTTTCGAGATTCCTCTTAAAGCTCGGTATTGATAAGAGAAGAGATTTCTTTAAGGATATCCACGAAGTATTCGGCGGCAGAATGAGACTGATCATCCTTGGCGGTGCTCCCGTAAATCCCGAGATGCTCCAGTTCTTCCAGGATATCGGATTCCTGTGCGTTCAGGGTTACGGCCTTACGGAATGTGCTCCTATCCTTGCACTTAACAGAGACGGTGACTTCAAGAATGAAGCCGCAGGACTCCCTTTGCCCGGATGTGATGTCAAGATCCTCGATCCTGACTCAGACGGCATCGGCGAATTCATCGCAAAGGGTGACAACGTATTCATGGGTTACTATAAGGATCCCGAGGCTACTGCGGCAGCTCTTGATAAGGACGGTTACTACCATACGGGTGACCTCGGATATATCGACAAGGACGGCTTCTGTATCATTACAGGAAGAAAGAAGAATGTTATAATTGCTAAGAACGGTAAGAACGTTTTCCCTGAGGAGATAGAGTATCTGCTCTCACTTTCTCCTTATGTAGCCGAAAGCGTTGTGTCTGGTGTTCACGACGAAGCTAAGGATGATATCATCATCACTGCTACGATCTATCCCGATATGGAGCAGATCGAGGCTAAACTTGGCAAGGAGCCTGTAATAGAAGCCATTGAAGCACTTCTTAAGGAAGAAGCCGATAAGGTCAACGACAAGCTCGTTAACTATAAAAAGATCAAGAAAGTCGTTTACAGAGACACGGAGTTCGAGAAAAACACTTCAAAAAAGATCAAGAGATACTGA
- a CDS encoding TldD protein, whose product MLSDSNIMRIIDAAMSKTADFADVFIEERRSSSVGMLNGKVIKAGSSFDLGIGIRLMAGTNVVYVYSNDMDPDGLVKLALDAADALKGTGHYSIKELEEKCFTTATDIHIDPMSVRKTENVDFLRKASDFALNYDPKITQCAASYAAGKRTVRIINSDGLNKEETTQRMRISIEAVATKGNEKQTGRVAPGTMRGYEFINEYPVIDKTRECCETALRMIDAGYAPSGKMPVVLGNGFGGVIFHEACGHALEASSVGIKSSCFTDKLGQQIASSVVSAYDNARIKGEWGSYYTDDEGHESSDLLLIENGILKNYLIDKLGSRRMGMPSTGCGRKQDYSYAPTSRMGNTFIAAGKDDPKDIIADTEYGLYCSQMGGGSVDTATGEFNFAANEAYMIRNGKIAEPVRGATLIGKGAEVLMNIDRVGNDLALSAGVCGASSGNVPVTVGQPTIRVSSILVGGREEGEE is encoded by the coding sequence ATGCTCAGTGACAGCAATATCATGCGCATCATCGATGCGGCTATGAGCAAGACTGCCGATTTCGCCGATGTATTTATCGAAGAGAGAAGATCATCAAGTGTCGGCATGCTCAACGGCAAAGTCATAAAGGCCGGATCTTCTTTCGATCTCGGTATCGGTATAAGACTTATGGCAGGAACTAATGTCGTATATGTCTATTCCAATGACATGGATCCAGACGGCCTAGTAAAGCTCGCGTTAGACGCGGCAGACGCACTGAAGGGAACGGGACACTATTCGATCAAAGAACTAGAAGAGAAGTGCTTTACGACTGCTACGGACATACATATCGATCCGATGAGCGTCAGAAAGACTGAGAATGTCGATTTCCTTCGCAAGGCATCCGACTTCGCACTGAACTATGATCCTAAGATCACACAGTGCGCCGCATCGTATGCTGCAGGGAAGAGAACTGTCAGGATCATTAATTCTGACGGACTCAATAAGGAAGAGACAACGCAGAGAATGAGGATCTCCATCGAGGCAGTCGCTACTAAAGGAAACGAGAAGCAGACGGGCAGGGTAGCACCCGGAACCATGAGAGGGTATGAGTTCATCAACGAGTATCCCGTTATAGATAAGACACGTGAATGTTGCGAGACCGCGCTTCGTATGATAGATGCAGGCTACGCTCCTTCGGGAAAGATGCCTGTAGTATTAGGTAACGGATTCGGCGGCGTTATCTTCCACGAAGCATGCGGACATGCACTGGAAGCAAGTTCTGTCGGTATCAAGAGTTCGTGCTTTACCGATAAGCTCGGTCAGCAGATCGCATCTTCCGTAGTAAGTGCTTACGATAATGCCAGGATCAAAGGCGAATGGGGTTCATATTATACTGATGACGAAGGTCATGAATCATCTGATCTTCTCCTTATCGAGAACGGAATCCTCAAGAACTATCTTATCGATAAGCTCGGTTCAAGAAGAATGGGAATGCCTTCAACAGGATGCGGACGTAAGCAGGATTATTCCTATGCACCCACATCCAGGATGGGTAATACTTTTATCGCTGCAGGTAAGGATGATCCTAAGGATATCATCGCAGATACCGAATACGGACTTTACTGCTCACAGATGGGCGGCGGTTCCGTAGATACTGCTACGGGCGAGTTCAATTTTGCTGCTAACGAAGCTTATATGATCAGAAACGGTAAGATTGCCGAACCTGTAAGAGGTGCGACACTTATCGGTAAGGGCGCTGAAGTCCTTATGAATATCGACCGTGTAGGTAATGACCTCGCTCTTTCCGCCGGTGTCTGCGGAGCTTCCTCGGGAAATGTTCCCGTTACAGTCGGTCAGCCTACTATCAGAGTATCTTCGATACTTGTAGGCGGCAGAGAGGAAGGTGAGGAATAA
- a CDS encoding PmbA protein: protein MDIKLAESFMKKLIDNSKDYGFEEAEAAFSSGITMSVMILNGEVQSYERSTEQGVSFKGKKNGQMAAASTTEFTDEALEFLLSNASDCCDVKDDEDEDFIYCDPDHKELKLSQITDAFEKNTYAKFSELGLKLEKDIFTLSEYVKGVDHLSISCDRSLDFKINSKGLYAYKDSDYVGLYAAGRAEKDGVVKTAGHYWYGNDIDKFDEDKFLKIFSDKLLTKFGGSSVPSGKYDIVLGNEAVISFISTFMSNFSSYSMQQGMSLLAGREGEKIASDIFTLREDPMYEKALIKVPFDSEGVITYPKSLIENGVFKTALYNLKTANKAGIKSTGNGFKGIGYANLIVEPGEASFDQLLETAGNGLYITDLSGLHAGVNAISGDFSLLCEGYLIEDGKIVRAVEQITVSDNFYEVLKKIALIGNDVIAEPDGAGELFAPSMLIKNISVAGEK from the coding sequence ATGGATATCAAACTTGCTGAGAGCTTCATGAAGAAGCTCATAGATAATTCAAAGGATTACGGATTCGAAGAAGCTGAGGCTGCTTTCTCGAGCGGTATAACTATGAGCGTTATGATCTTAAACGGTGAGGTTCAGTCTTATGAGAGATCTACCGAGCAGGGCGTATCGTTCAAGGGTAAGAAGAACGGACAGATGGCTGCTGCTTCGACTACCGAATTCACGGATGAAGCATTGGAATTTCTCTTGAGTAACGCATCAGACTGCTGTGATGTTAAAGATGATGAGGATGAAGATTTCATCTACTGTGATCCGGACCATAAAGAGCTCAAGCTCTCTCAGATAACGGATGCTTTCGAGAAAAATACATATGCTAAGTTCTCGGAACTCGGACTGAAGCTCGAGAAGGATATATTCACTCTTTCAGAGTATGTTAAGGGTGTTGATCATCTTTCTATCTCATGCGACAGAAGCCTGGATTTCAAGATCAATTCAAAAGGACTTTACGCGTATAAGGACAGCGACTATGTTGGTCTTTATGCTGCAGGAAGAGCTGAGAAAGACGGTGTTGTAAAGACTGCAGGACACTATTGGTACGGTAATGATATCGATAAGTTCGATGAGGATAAGTTCCTGAAGATCTTCTCCGATAAGCTCCTTACCAAGTTCGGCGGTTCTTCCGTACCTTCCGGAAAGTACGATATCGTTCTCGGAAACGAAGCAGTTATCTCATTTATCTCAACATTCATGAGTAATTTCTCATCCTATTCGATGCAGCAGGGAATGTCGCTCCTGGCAGGAAGAGAAGGGGAGAAGATAGCTTCCGATATATTTACGTTAAGAGAAGATCCCATGTATGAGAAGGCCCTGATTAAGGTTCCTTTCGACTCCGAGGGTGTTATTACATATCCTAAGTCTCTTATCGAAAACGGAGTTTTTAAGACTGCTCTTTATAACTTAAAGACTGCTAATAAGGCCGGAATTAAGTCCACAGGTAACGGCTTCAAAGGCATCGGTTATGCAAATCTTATCGTCGAGCCGGGAGAAGCTTCTTTCGATCAGCTTCTCGAGACAGCCGGCAACGGACTTTATATCACTGATCTTAGCGGACTTCATGCAGGTGTTAATGCAATAAGCGGTGACTTTTCGCTGCTTTGCGAAGGATATCTCATCGAGGACGGTAAGATAGTAAGAGCCGTAGAGCAGATCACTGTATCAGATAACTTCTACGAAGTATTAAAGAAGATAGCGTTGATCGGAAACGATGTTATCGCAGAGCCTGACGGAGCCGGTGAACTTTTTGCGCCTTCTATGTTGATAAAAAACATTTCTGTAGCAGGCGAGAAATGA
- a CDS encoding O-acetylhomoserine sulfhydrylase, translated as MSDYSVDTKCLHSGWVPGNGDPRQVPIYQSTTWKYSTSEDMGKLFDLEASGYFYTRLQNPTNDYVAAKLCDLEGGVAGMLTCSGQAANFFAVFNICEAGDHFIASANIYGGTYNLFGVTFKKMGIECTFVDQKLPLEELQKYIRPNTKCVFGETITNPTVDVLDIEKFATLAHNNGIPLIMDNTFATPINCRPFEFGCDIVTHSTTKYIDGHGSSVGGAIIDSGNFDWMAHAEKFPGLCTPDESYHGLTYATAFGKGAYITKATAQLMRDFGSIQSPQNAYYIQLGLESLAVRIPRACANAQKVAEFLASDDRIAWVKYPGLMTDSQYELAQKYCPKGTCGVMCFGVKGGREASIKFMDSLKFATIATHVADCKTMLLHPASHTHRQLTDEQLAEAGIPADLIRFSVGLEDPDDIINDIKQALDKIS; from the coding sequence ATGAGCGATTATTCGGTCGACACAAAATGCTTACATTCCGGATGGGTACCCGGAAACGGTGATCCCAGACAGGTTCCGATCTACCAGAGCACAACATGGAAGTATTCTACTTCTGAAGATATGGGAAAGCTCTTTGATCTTGAAGCATCCGGTTATTTCTATACAAGACTTCAGAATCCCACAAACGATTATGTAGCAGCTAAGCTTTGCGATCTTGAGGGCGGTGTTGCAGGAATGCTCACATGCTCCGGTCAGGCAGCAAACTTCTTCGCAGTATTCAACATCTGCGAGGCTGGTGATCACTTCATCGCTTCAGCTAATATCTACGGCGGTACATACAACCTCTTCGGCGTTACATTCAAGAAGATGGGAATCGAGTGTACATTCGTAGATCAGAAGCTTCCTTTGGAAGAGCTTCAGAAGTACATCAGACCTAATACAAAGTGCGTATTCGGTGAGACAATCACAAATCCTACTGTTGATGTTCTTGATATCGAGAAGTTCGCTACTCTTGCACACAACAACGGAATTCCGCTCATCATGGACAATACGTTCGCAACACCTATTAACTGCCGTCCTTTCGAGTTCGGATGTGATATCGTAACACACTCCACAACAAAGTATATTGACGGTCACGGTTCTTCCGTAGGTGGTGCTATCATCGATTCCGGTAACTTCGATTGGATGGCTCATGCCGAGAAGTTCCCCGGTCTTTGCACACCTGATGAGTCTTATCACGGCCTTACGTATGCAACAGCATTCGGTAAGGGTGCTTACATCACAAAGGCTACAGCTCAGCTCATGAGAGACTTCGGTTCTATCCAGTCTCCTCAGAATGCTTACTACATCCAGCTTGGTCTCGAGTCTCTTGCAGTTCGTATTCCCAGAGCTTGCGCTAATGCACAGAAGGTTGCTGAGTTCCTTGCATCCGACGACAGGATCGCATGGGTCAAGTATCCCGGACTTATGACTGACTCTCAGTATGAGCTCGCTCAGAAGTATTGTCCTAAGGGAACATGCGGCGTAATGTGTTTCGGCGTTAAGGGCGGAAGAGAGGCTTCCATCAAGTTCATGGATTCACTTAAGTTCGCTACTATCGCTACTCACGTTGCAGACTGTAAGACAATGCTCCTTCATCCTGCATCTCATACTCACAGACAGCTTACAGATGAGCAGCTTGCTGAGGCGGGAATCCCTGCAGATCTTATTCGTTTCAGTGTTGGACTTGAGGATCCTGACGATATCATCAACGATATCAAGCAGGCTCTTGATAAGATCTCATAA
- a CDS encoding VanZ like family protein, which translates to MPSPGLNTELSRKDISIYYLISCVLLWLMTTLWMIEIFHLSAESGHESHIRSASILLAAQAKIGYIPFDDTVIRKLAHVFEFSVLSILVFFAIRNTNKVSKKVSYSESTIKIIKSDNEVYILISLWVSTLYAILDEYHQLFVQERSGSIKDVLIDIIGIVPTLLIIRLIFTLYLKRLGKNETRYEEDDN; encoded by the coding sequence ATGCCATCACCCGGACTTAATACAGAGCTGAGCAGAAAAGATATATCGATATATTATCTTATATCGTGTGTTTTGCTGTGGTTGATGACTACACTCTGGATGATCGAGATATTTCATCTATCGGCTGAGAGCGGTCATGAATCCCATATCAGAAGTGCATCTATATTATTAGCTGCTCAGGCTAAGATCGGGTATATTCCTTTTGATGATACTGTAATCAGGAAACTGGCTCATGTATTTGAGTTTTCCGTATTGAGTATCCTTGTTTTCTTTGCTATAAGGAATACGAACAAAGTTTCGAAAAAGGTTTCTTACTCGGAATCGACGATAAAGATCATAAAATCAGATAATGAAGTTTATATATTGATATCGCTTTGGGTCAGCACATTGTATGCGATCCTTGATGAGTATCATCAGTTGTTCGTTCAGGAACGCAGCGGATCGATCAAAGATGTTCTGATCGATATTATCGGAATCGTTCCGACGCTGTTGATAATCAGACTGATATTTACATTGTATCTGAAGAGACTCGGTAAGAACGAGACCAGATACGAAGAAGACGATAATTGA
- a CDS encoding SsrA-binding protein, protein MPISKGTKVIAENRKAFHDYFIEEKFECGIVLSGTEVKSIRMGKVNLKDSYVQVKEGEIWLIGVHISPYEMGNRFNLDPMRSRKLLMHKKEIIKLYSITKQDGLTLVPTKCYFKDGKVKFEIGLARGKKNYDKRDVMAEKQAKRDIDRAIKYNNR, encoded by the coding sequence ATGCCTATATCTAAGGGAACCAAAGTCATCGCCGAGAACCGTAAGGCTTTCCACGACTACTTTATAGAAGAAAAGTTCGAATGCGGTATCGTCTTGTCCGGTACTGAAGTTAAGAGTATCCGTATGGGTAAGGTCAACCTCAAGGACAGCTATGTCCAGGTAAAAGAAGGTGAGATCTGGCTCATCGGGGTACATATCAGCCCGTATGAGATGGGTAACAGGTTCAATCTCGATCCTATGCGTTCGAGAAAGCTCCTGATGCACAAAAAAGAGATTATCAAGCTCTATTCGATAACCAAGCAGGATGGTCTTACGCTTGTTCCTACCAAGTGCTATTTCAAGGATGGTAAGGTAAAGTTCGAGATAGGACTTGCACGTGGTAAGAAGAATTACGATAAGCGTGATGTTATGGCTGAAAAGCAGGCAAAACGCGACATCGACAGAGCAATAAAGTATAATAACAGATAA
- a CDS encoding O-sialoglycoprotein endopeptidase, with product MSDTNKDVYILGIESSCDETACAVVKNGREIISNVIASQADFHEQYGGVVPELASRMHVDAVYPCIKEALDKSGKSLDDIDAVAVTYGPGLVGALLVGLSAAKGLCAASGKPLVGVNHLHGHICANYLCFEDLEPPFLCLCVSGGNTQIVEVKDYCDLKILGRTRDDAAGEAIDKIARVIGLGYPGGPKMDRAGQGGDVNKYTFSTTHMGDTLDFSFSGIKTSALNLINGIRMKGEDVDLCDFTASYQHHIATVLAKNTVKAAKQTGIKKICLAGGVSANSFLRSVFDEESRKHGLELYYPKLGLCTDNGAMIASAGYFEYINGTRHGLDLNAVPSLKLEKG from the coding sequence ATGTCTGATACTAATAAAGATGTCTATATACTCGGAATCGAATCATCTTGCGATGAAACGGCTTGTGCTGTCGTAAAGAATGGTCGTGAGATCATTAGTAATGTCATTGCTTCGCAGGCAGACTTTCATGAGCAGTACGGTGGCGTAGTTCCTGAGCTTGCATCCAGGATGCATGTCGATGCTGTTTATCCCTGTATAAAGGAAGCTCTTGATAAGTCAGGGAAGAGCCTCGATGATATAGATGCGGTTGCAGTTACTTACGGTCCCGGACTTGTAGGTGCTCTGCTCGTCGGTCTTTCTGCGGCTAAAGGTCTTTGTGCTGCTTCGGGAAAGCCTTTGGTCGGAGTAAATCATCTTCACGGTCATATCTGTGCCAATTATCTTTGTTTTGAAGATCTCGAGCCTCCGTTCCTGTGTCTCTGCGTAAGCGGCGGCAATACTCAGATAGTTGAAGTTAAGGACTATTGTGACCTTAAGATCCTCGGAAGGACCAGAGACGATGCAGCAGGAGAAGCTATAGATAAGATCGCGAGAGTTATCGGACTCGGGTATCCCGGAGGTCCCAAGATGGACAGAGCAGGACAGGGAGGAGACGTAAATAAGTACACCTTCTCTACTACTCATATGGGTGATACACTCGATTTTTCATTCAGCGGTATCAAGACTTCAGCACTTAATCTCATAAACGGTATAAGGATGAAAGGTGAAGACGTTGATCTTTGTGATTTTACGGCTTCTTATCAGCATCATATTGCTACCGTACTTGCCAAGAATACGGTGAAGGCTGCAAAGCAGACAGGAATTAAGAAGATATGCCTTGCAGGAGGTGTAAGCGCCAACTCATTCCTTCGATCCGTTTTTGACGAAGAGAGCAGGAAGCATGGTCTTGAACTTTACTATCCCAAGCTGGGATTATGTACGGATAATGGCGCAATGATTGCATCCGCGGGCTATTTCGAGTATATTAACGGCACACGACACGGTCTTGATCTTAATGCCGTACCGTCACTTAAGTTGGAAAAAGGATAA